CGTTTGGCTTCTACGGTGAGCATGATGGACCGGGTGGATCAGATGCGTAGTTGATATCGGCCCCACAGCAGCCCAGAGCGCACCATTTTAtgattggcccacctgatgatttgatCCAACCATGGTGCGTGGCCACGTGTacggtgtgggtcccaccaaccaTATAGTCATTACATAATGAGAGGGGAAATAACGGTCAACGCCAAAAGCAAAACCGGGCTTTTGCTTCTGATCCACCCTATCTGTTTGATACGTGCTCTGCCTTCTCTACTTTTTGGTATCAAGGTATCAGTAAAATTACAAAAATGGGTTACCTATCATTCAGTCGTGCATGACAGGTACACCTGTTTTCGTACTCTTTTTACGGATGCACTCTGGTATGGGGGTTAATTATCTTCGCCTGCAGAAGATGACGAGCCATAGTCATGCGTGTACCCGCTGTATAAGTGCCACAGGCATACCTAATCCAAACGGTctaaatagtggggcccactgtaaacGGGGATTTAATTGGATGATCAAAACATCTGGTTAAGGGGTATTTAATATTGAATCCTTACTGTTGATTTTTCATATGCAAGTGATTTTTGGGCTTTGTCGACTTTCGTCTTAGGTCTGGTGGGCCCAGATGATTGGAGGCTAGCTCAGCATCATAATTAATCTCTTGTACTTGACCTTGACCTGGTTGGATTTTCTTGGATAAGATTATGCAAAACGTGTTTAAAAGCAACACGGATTGTTGCCGTGGACGTGTGGATAGAACTGGGCACGGgacaactcaactcgactcacctgacttgaatcgtcggaCTCGTTCGGACTGACTCGGCCtaaactgaatgggtgagtccgTCCGAACTGAAtaggcttcacccaatccgaattcaaactgagttgagtttAAGTTACCGtgtaacttgattcaaaactcgaTCCGGTCATACTTGATTTAATTCGAAACCCGACTCAACATGGATTTgagtatatatataatttttaaaaattttaatttctaagtatttctaaCTCTACCGTCACACTCGACCCCGATgcaatcccaaactctctctcatcctcctcttccaagctcgaCAGCTACCCATCACCATCGCCActcttctcctcctctctctctctctcctctcctcttcaTTCCCTCattccctcctcttccaagcctggcagccacccaccaccatcaccaccctcctctctcctctccactccttcCCTCCCCCATCTCTCAATTCAACTCTGTGCTAACTCGACACGACTTGGTACTTTTGATTGGGTCAGACTTGGTCCCTATTAGTCTAGGTTAGACTTGGACTCAGATCGGATCAggtatgctggactcggtacccaGTTAGGTTGAGTTTAGGTCAGGCCTATGTCAAAATTGAACCAAGTCAAGTAAACCTAACTTGGTtcgactcaactcaatgcccGACTCTATGTGTGAGTGAGGGctagatgtatgggttttatctacaccgtcgatccattttgccatatttgAAGTGATTAGCcttaaaatgagacagatccttaggcagaagtggaccacatcataagaagcaATAGTACTAatgatgctcaccattaaaatcttcgtaGGGTttattgtgatatttatttgctattaaaggaaaaagataaatatcatcttgatccaaagcttctgtgacccttAAAAAGTTATCAACGGTGACACAAGGAAAAATGAACGAACTGTGTGACTTAAATCCGTACATCACGATGGCCAGTCAAAACCCCAGCCTATCCAAGCGCTCGGGTTCGTACCCAAACCTCATAGGGAATAGCATAGGCTCCGTCTCTGCTAAAAACATATATCGAATTAAATTCCGCCACATCATGTCTCTATTCGTGCTTATCCACTCATCGGTTAATTCGCATATGAAATGCTTCCACGTGGCGTGAAATAAGAGAGGGTTCGATTGTACCATATATGAAGCTGTCACGGATAAGATGTACACGGCCGACCGAGGCTCTTATCCTGGACGGGCCCAATCAAATCAATCCATTTTCAAATGAGAGTGGTTGGACGGTGCGTCCTTGATTGGGCCCAGCTCTGCCAATAACACATGCccaatcggaagcggattgcgtactgagtaactcagtacggttagcgtactgagtaaactccgtgggccccagtgtcattcatgcattatatccactccgtccatctcttttaacacataattttagatctttatcccaaaaatggagtacatccaaacctcaaatggaccacaccaccggaaacagtgtgaattgaacatctgccgttgaaatattcttggggacaacagaagttttagatcaagatgatatttatgttttcccttcatccatgtctttctgatattatgaacaggttggatgacaaataaacatcatcgggggccttagaaagttttcaacggttgaaatcaatacttccactttttccagtggtatggtccacttgtggtttgtatatgcatcaattttggtttgaacccataaaatgatctgaaaaaacgaatggacggcatggataaaccacatgcattcgtaGTGGACCCAACtgattttactcagtacgataagagcgtactgagtaactcagtacgcaatccgatttctgccCAATCagcaaacggattggctactcccctgacaccagccccggggctgtggttggtgctctgtgggccccactatgatgtaccatgatgtatgtgtttcatccattccgttcatccatttttaaagatcattttaggcgtgatcccaaaaatgaaaggtatataaatctcaggtggaccacaccacatgaaaacaatagtgattggatatccaccattaaaatcctcgtaaggtccattgtactgtttatttgacatccaatctgttaattaggtcatacaggcccagatgaagggaaaaaacaaaaatcagcttgatccaaaacttttatggcccccaaaatgtttttaatggtcaacactcattcaacactgtttcctgtaatgtggtccaattgagattgggatatacctcatttttggtctcttactgtaaaatgatccgtaaaaatatatggacggcatagatgaaccacatacatcatggtgggccccacagagcaccgaccaccagccattggctggtgtcaggggggagtagccaatccgtttccgcccaATCATATCCCACCCACCATGTGACCTGGGGTATCACCAGCAGGTAATTTATACACGTGTGCAACGTGTAAAACATTCTTGCGCATGTGAACGAGTCGTCGTACTCGAAAGTATCCGAGTATTTTTGCGTTTGAAGATATTccaacatccaaaccgtccaaaacggacgcggatttctggTCAAAGGGAATTCCTGCCCTGGAAATCAagttggagcccaccgtgatgtttgtgagagatccactccgtccatcccttttgtgagctaattttaggactttagaccaaaagtgagcaggatcctagactcaagtgggccacactaaattcCTACGgctgaaacctccctgggtcgacagtgatgtttacatgccatccataccgttcataacatcattcctactggtatgaactgaaaaaacaaatattagcctgattcaaaacttcacaAGCCgtgtacgttcaatcctcacatttttagcCCGCTttagtattggatccggctcatttttggacgtcctaaaatgagctaacaaaacggATATACtgtttggatttctcacaaacattacggtggttcCCACCTAGTTTCCCAGTGCAGAAACTTCCTgcggctttggcaggaaatccgtatCTGTCTAAAACATCTATTCTGTTATAACAGAGAACGGATCTgctagtcggtgctctgtaggccacactatgatgtacatgcttcatccatttttaaagatcatttgagtatagatcccaaaaatgataggaatataaatctcaaatgcaccacacgacaggaaaacaatattgatttgatatccaccattaaaattctcctaaggtcaactgtactgtttatttgacatccagtctgttgattaggtcatgaagggaaaaaacaaagatcaacttcatccaaaacttttatggccgccaaaaagtttttaatggttgaaattcattcaacactgtttcctataacgtggtccacttgagattggtgcataactcattttttgtctcgtactataaaatgatctataaaatagatggacggaatggatgaaacacatacatcatggtggcgcccacagagcaccgaacaccatcCATTAgctggtgacagggggagtagccaatccgtttccgttataaccatatataatataatatatattgcgTTATCGTATCGTATTGCGATCGAAATAATTGAATAATTCACCTTGTCGGCTTTTCGTGTAGGAAACCTCCATCCATCCACCataaaaacaagaaagaaagaagaagcccGATGCATTAACTGGTCTTTCATGATCTCAGCCACGCAATCTCATCGTAACCGATTCAACGGCCCTATACTCTCAGTTTTTATTCATTGAAGGCTACATATTTGGATTGGGTCCATTTGATTTTATATAGCTtatagagaaggagaagaaaaggagaggggGATCttcttctttcatggtgagtGAGGAGGGAAAGAAGGAGGGAATGCGACTGGGAAAGTACGAGTTAGGACGGACGCTCGGCGAGGGCAATTTCGGAAAGGTGAAATTCGCTAGGGATATCGAGTCAGGGCAGGGCTTTGCTGTGAAGATCTTGGAGAAGAAGAGGATTCTCGAACTCAAGATCGACGATCAGGTCAGGCTCAAAAACAGGGAATCGCTTCTGGGGTTTCTTGTAATTTTGGCAACTTTGATGACTCTTTTTCTACTAATCTTTTCTGAGAATATGACAATTGAAATTCTGTTTTCTTTATTTAATGGGTTTTGTTGAAATTAATGGAATTTTGAGAAATCTGAGAAGCAGCTGTTGGTGGCTATTtcagataaagagagagatcggGACATTGAAGCTGTTGAAGCATCCGAACGTTGTCAGATTATATGAGGTATTGTATTGATTCTTTTCTTGTGTAATTCGAGTTTCCTTGTTTTCTCTGGCCatctcatcagatgggccatgatcaTCCACGCTGGCCCACTTACAAGTGAACCTTCCCGATTTTGAACTttttgatgggacccacaaatgaATGGCTGGGATGTGGCAAACTAACGTCATGTTCGCACGCGTGATAGTCGAAGTCAATGACAAAAGACTCCTATTTCTTTTCCGTGAATTTTGGTAGGATTTTCAATGAATCGTGTGATACGGTATGCGCCACCGTATTGGAGTATGATACGGTCGCAGGTTTCCAGTCCTAGATTGCATCTtaaatgatgatctgaaccgttcgtaTTCTGGAATCTATGCTAGATGAGCCAAAGCATTTGTTGAACTTATGTCTAAGGCTATAGCTTCTATACAGTACTAACGACAACatgaacggttaagatcattCTAAGGATTCAACCGTAGTAGAAACCTGCCAACGTGAACAAATccaagattcaaatatcaggatGATCAACGAAGCACGATCGTATAATTATAGCTTCTATGTGGATGTAATGagaaaatgaacggttcagatcattctaaGGCTTCATCCGTACACCATACTTTGGTGCGCACCGTACTACGTCCGAAGCCTTGAAATCCATCCGCTGGTTTCCTGCCAAACAAATCGCAACGGTGCTTGTTCGTTGGTTCACAGGGTTTTTTCTTTCGCTATTATCGGTCAGGTCGGGGTAACACCGATATCGGTCAGGCCGTGacattggggcccactttgatgttgtatatccatgccgtcaatccgttttgacagctcattttagagcatggttccaaaattgaagtagatccaaatctcaggtggaccgcaccacaggaaacagtggtgattggatgcttgtgggccacaaaagttttggatcaagttgatatttgcagtttcccttcatccagttctgtgtgaccttatcaaaaggtttgattgcaaataaacattatggtgggccctacgaagtttttaacggtgggctttcaatcaccaatatttcctgtggtgtggtccagctaagATTTTAATCTTCTATTTTTTCGGGCTAATtactaaaataagctagaaaaacggatggacggtgtggatatataacacatacatcagtgtgggcccattgTCAGGGCCGGTCCTAACTTGGGGTTAACCCACCTGCCGCTATCGATTTGAACGGGTATAGATAGATACCATCCTTTTAATATTTAGAGAAGTTTATATCCAATTCCCAAGTGGGAAATGATATTTACACCCCCTACTTTCATTCTATACTCATACATGCCAAACCCAGCTTTAGGCTGTAGCAGAGGATGAAACCCCGGCCAAGTGGACGAATGTCGCTAATATGAAACTGACGGTGAAGATTATCTGgtgaaaaatcaggccagtccgatcatcacgtgggccacccatgtatgattgaatgcagtTTTCTCAAccactttttgtttttttgtgtgCAAGGGCTGGTTGCCTCATGAGTGGAATatggtctgttttttttttttttttttcccgagtCCACCTTTTTCTATCCCATtcgtgtgccatgttggcacacgtATTTCTTTTGCTTGTGTCACTGCACAAGGATCAGCAGCATGTTGATGTGCCATTGGACTGATGATCCCAGCCGTCTAATTTATGGTGCTAACCTAGATGGGCCAGAACTACTGTGAGAAAAGTGAATGGACCATTTTGGAAAGAGATTCTTCAGTGGTTCAAATTCAACGGCCCAAGCAATGGTCGGGAATTGGATTACATGCTGTTTAAAACAGAGCCCAAACAGAGGATGGGCGGATTCGATTATCTGACCATCTCTAGATGTTGGGCCCACGAGGCAATCCATGCTGGTGACCTTCAGGCAATATGAACTATGATTGCTCTTTGATTGACGTGAATGTCTGCCACATGTACACGCGTACGCTTGTCCCCCGTTACATGACATGGCACTACCGTTTCGGACCAATCATTTTTGTCAGGGCCTACGACCATGTGAAGGTGCTTTCATATTGGACCCTTGTGGCCCAGGCTGTCAAACTTAGGATGAGGATTGGATACTCACCCTCGGACCGAGCTCCATTATTGGATACTGACCCTGGGCCTCCCTCCGCCCTAGCGTTGTAGGATTTGATTGGAGATAGGGCCCACACAAAACAAAGCATGTTCGAAAGTTGTTCATTCGAATACTTAATGAGTTCTATCTTTAACAGCAGCATGTCATTCAAATTTTGTATTGTGAACCTCATGATCCATTGTAAAAAGTGAAAAGACATTGCAATCTGATGCAGTAAGAAGTGAAAAGATAGAGAGAGCTCGGTCAAGCGGAAATATCTTTTCACTTCTTACTGCATCAGATTGCAATGTCTTTTCACTTTTTACAATGGATCATGAGGTTCACAATACAAAATTTTTACTGGCCGTACAATCAGAATCACATCCAATAAGTGGGAAATGATTTGGATAGACTCTCTCTACTGAACCTTGTAGACATCTAATGTGTGCTACTcgggatggcctggatttcataAACCAAACCAATTTAGATGATACACATCCAGCAAGGAGCCTTCaattggatggtaaaaaacaaaaattgcTAGCCAAATTGATATTCAGCAGAAAACTATGATTGCTGGGAATGACTAATACAGTTTTCCAAGTGTTTGAGTAGAGAATGCTTTCCTGAATCATTTCTCAAAATAAAGTCAGCCTGTTCTGTTTTAACTGTCTCTCCACAGTTGAGCAATTCGATGCAACAATCATCCACAATTTTTGCACCATGGTCCATCAGCACTGGGGCTCAATGTTGAAACCAGATCACTGAAACATTGtttgggattattattattatttacttgGGTCCTCTCTTATTACTGAGCCATCTTATATTGTCTGATTGTTGGTTTTGCTAATGCTGAGTTTGTTGCAGGTGATAGCAAGCAAAACCAAGATTTATATGATCCTCGAATATGTTACTGGTGGTGAATTATTCGACAGAATTGTAAGGAGCTTTTGATTCTTCTTCAAACTTTTGAATATTGTGAAGCTAAAATTCTGTTTTTGACATTAAATGgatctcattatttaattccgtAACTTGTTTATTCTAAATATAGGCACAAAGGCGATGGCTGCCTGAGGACGAAGGTCGAAAGGTCTTCCAGCAGTTGATTGACGCTGTGAGCTATTGCCACAATAAAGGTGTCTTTCACAGGGATTTGAAGGTACACACACATGAGGGAGAGGGAGGGGCGGATGTAGAATACCAATTCCCTTAACTGTACTGTTTTCTTATTGTCACTGAAATctgtatgattttattttttttcctgcaGCCAGAGAATGTTCTGGTCGATGCAAAAGGAAACATAAAGATATCTGATTTTGGCCTGAGTGCTTTACCTCAACATTTTAGGGTACGCTACATCTCTAAAACATTCCATCCATAGAATGGTTGATAATTCATGCTTTATACAGCCAAGTTCTTCAGTTACATGCTCTTTGTTAATGATATCCAAAATTTCAGGTTGATGGGTTACTGCATACAACCTGTGGGAGTCCTAATTATGTTGCCCCTGAGGTGGGTGTTAAGAACTTCAATTTCTGTAGTCGTACTTTACATGTTTAGGCACTAAAAAAGTGTTTGGatatgaaactgaataatgaataTTTAGTTCTGTAAAGAGGAAATCGCCATGCCCCCTTTATTGAACTAGTTAGTGCAATTCGATTCAGTAGCTCATCCAAATGCATACCTTAAGAGTGGAATTATAATTCCTTTCAAGTCCAAAGTAACAAAATTGCAATTTGAAGTTTAATGCTTCAATATGATTTCTCTTTAGTGCAATTCAATTCAGTAGCGCATCCAAATGCAGCATTAGGGATTTGGGTTTTCATTGCAACGAGTTTCTGATCTGCATTCTCTTGACCATGTCTGTAGGTAATTGCCAACAGAGGGTACGACGGTGCCACAGCGGATCTCTGGTCATGCGGTGTTATATTGTACGTTGCTCTTACGGGTTCCCTCCCATTCGATGACAACAACATGGTTGTCCTTTACCAGAAGGTATTATTGTTCTTTGTGAGAAGGTCTAGCAGAACCTCTAAAGAAAACCAGTCTAACTAAAAACTAACACCATAGTCTAACTTAAATCTCTGATAATTTCACTTTCACTGAAACTCCAAAACCAGTCGCTAGTTTCCTAGTCAGACCCTACTTAGCAAACTTCCTAACTAGT
This DNA window, taken from Magnolia sinica isolate HGM2019 chromosome 14, MsV1, whole genome shotgun sequence, encodes the following:
- the LOC131224822 gene encoding CBL-interacting serine/threonine-protein kinase 1, whose amino-acid sequence is MVSEEGKKEGMRLGKYELGRTLGEGNFGKVKFARDIESGQGFAVKILEKKRILELKIDDQIKREIGTLKLLKHPNVVRLYEVIASKTKIYMILEYVTGGELFDRIAQRRWLPEDEGRKVFQQLIDAVSYCHNKGVFHRDLKPENVLVDAKGNIKISDFGLSALPQHFRVDGLLHTTCGSPNYVAPEVIANRGYDGATADLWSCGVILYVALTGSLPFDDNNMVVLYQKINKGRPRIPTSPPISADARNMIWRILDPNPKTRITIAEIKENEWFKQGYIPANPDDDEEDTRIDDEAFSIQEPTETDKEPNSPTLINAFQLIGMSSSLDLSGFFEKEDVSERKIRFTSNYSPKDLLEKIEDIVTRMGFRVLKRNGKLKVTQERKDVKSPGSLSVAAEVFELSPSLYVVELRKSYGDSSLYRQLCTKLSNDLGVCQSQQLLTTEA